The Arctopsyche grandis isolate Sample6627 chromosome 5, ASM5162203v2, whole genome shotgun sequence genome includes a window with the following:
- the LOC143912399 gene encoding carboxypeptidase B-like, with product MKVLNFLFLVAIASVQACNDYLEGSKVYTVMPINMTDHLVVSSLDKIPGVDVWQHASVLGRDARILVLKYSLEVFESTLKTANVQFKVLMEDPKRTVNGRDIKVIKISSNGGNDPNKPIIVSDAGIHAREWIAPANALYMITKLVEDITESDVANNIDWFIIPLINPDGYEYSHTNARLWRKNRSTASSTTCPGVDGNRNFDFKWMESGSSSSPCSDAFAGPSPFSEIESRVLRDLINANKARVKAYLAIHSFGSNFLYPYGYDGSNPSNVAELRSLGTQVGNAIDALAAPGSPKYLVGNSAVIINYASGVSDDWAMGGSGGFDLPPSKINHVVKETWGGILVLASFIPDMLEAKAVKILGTNELIFHAFAHINLCLLCLMVDKSSFYHEANRKLSS from the exons ATGAAGGTACTCAACTTCTTGTTCTTGGTGGCGATCGCATCGGTGCAAGCCTGTAATGATTATTTGGAAGG gAGTAAGGTCTACACTGTCATGCCCATCAATATGACGGATCATTTGGTTGTCTCGAGTTTGGACAAAATTCCAGGAGTGGATGTATGGCAACACGCTTCCGTTCTAGGAAGAGATGCTAGGATTCTAGTGCTTAAATATTCGTTAGAGGTTTTTGAATCAACACTCAAAACCGCTAATGTGCAGTTTAAAGTGTTAATGGAAGATCCCAAAAG AACCGTCAATGGCCGAGACATTAAAGTGATCAAGATCTCTTCGAACGGAGGAAACGACCCCAACAAACCGATCATCGTTTCCGATGCTGGAATCCACGCTAGGGAATGGATTGCTCCAGCCAATGCTTTgtacatgatcacaaaattggTAGAAGACATCACCGAGAGTGACGTAGCTAACAACATAGACTGGTTCATCATTCCTTTGATAAACCCTGACGGATATGAATACAGTCACACAAAT GCGAGATTATGGAGAAAGAACCGAAGTACAGCTTCGAGCACTACCTGCCCAGGAGTTGACGGAAACAGGAACTTCGACTTCAAATGGATGGAATCCGGATCTAGTTCATCACCTTGCTCAGACGCTTTCGCTGGACCAAGCCCTTTTTCCGAAATTGAATCTAGGGTCCTCAGAGATTTGATTAATGCTAACAAGGCTCGTGTCAAGGCTTACCTTGCCATTCATAGTTTCGGTAGCAACTTCCTGTATCCATATGGATATGACGGTTCCAACCCATCCAATGTAGCTGAGCTCAGAAGTTTGGGAACTCAAGTTGGAAATGCCATTGATGCTCTGGCTGCTCCTGGCTCTCCCAAATACTTGGTCGGAAACTCGGCAGTTATTATCAACTATGCTTCTGGAGTCAGCGATGACTGGGCTATGG GTGGTAGTGGCGGATTTGATCTTCCACCATCAAAGATCAATCATGTCGTCAAGGAAACTTGGGGTGGAATTTTGGTACTCGCTAG TTTCATACCCGATATGTTGGAAGCGAAAGCGGTTAAAATTTTGGGAACAAACGAGTTGATATTTCATGCATTTGCCCACATAAATCTGTGTCTTTTGTGCCTAATGGTAGACAAAAGCTCTTTTTATCACGAGGCCAATCGGAAGCTTTCATCTTAA